A genomic segment from Triticum dicoccoides isolate Atlit2015 ecotype Zavitan chromosome 1A, WEW_v2.0, whole genome shotgun sequence encodes:
- the LOC119292482 gene encoding subtilisin-like protease SBT3.6, producing MTCSPLFSKARRMLRPPWSTTTSMVSRALPPCSPRTKQQGLQSFRGVISVEPSKTYRTTTTRSWDFLGLNYPSSHTPASELLQASNYGEDIIIGVVDTGIWPESRSFSDQGYGPVPSRWKGKCQVGPDWGSNNCSRKIIGARFYTAGVPKEYFEGAPLSPRDHAGHGTHTASTAAGSAVGQEAASFHGIAAGVARGGAPHARIAVYKSCWSKEGHCPTPAVLAAIDDAIHDGVDVLSLSLEMSENSYGTLHAVLKGIVMVHTAGNAGPHMQTIRDTSPWAITVAATNIDRSFDTVITLGNKQQIVGQSLYYQGKKDSSSRSSFGNFACLRSCTAEVFDGAQDLKGLILLCNDQTGALFPGAQYLMDGGGTGLIIVSSTTDDMRPVTDCEGIACVVVNIEDAERMCQYYEDTSSAQAKIEPAGTVTGKEILAPKVAIFSSRGPSVTYPAILKPDIAAPGANILAAKQDGYVFKSGTSMAAPHVAGIAALLKVLHPYWSPAAIKSAMVTTAHVTDERGMPIMAEGYSRKIADPFDYGGGTINPCGAAHPSLIYDIDPSDYSKFFKCTISNKRTPVDCNTTTMQPAYYLNLPSISVPDLRHPITVSRTVTNVGEVNSVYHAAVQSPTGVKMEVVPPVLVFDATNKVQTYQVKLSPMWKLHGYYTFGSLTWHNDQKTVRIPIVT from the exons AGTTTCCGGGGAGTCATCAGTGTTGAACCGAGCAAAACATACAGGACCACCACCACACGGAGCTGGGACTTTCTTGGACTCAACTACCCGTCCTCCCATACGCCGGCCAGTGAGCTACTCCAGGCAAGCAACTACGGAGAGGATATAATCATCGGTGTGGTTGACACTG GGATCTGGCCGGAGTCGAGAAGCTTCAGCGACCAAGGGTACGGGCCCGTGCCATCAAGGTGGAAAGGAAAATGCCAGGTTGGGCCAGACTGGGGCAGCAACAACTGCAGCCGAAAGATCATTGGCGCACGGTTCTACACCGCCGGGGTCCCCAAAGAATACTTCGAAGGGGCACCACTCTCGCCACGGGACCATGCCGGCCACGGCACACACACGGCCTCCACCGCGGCTGGCTCGGCTGTAGGGCAGGAAGCTGCCAGCTTCCATGGCATTGCCGCGGGGGTCGCACGGGGAGGCGCGCCACACGCTCGCATCGCAGTGTACAAGTCCTGCTGGAGCAAGGAGGGCCACTGCCCCACGCCGGCCGTGCTAGCCGCCATCGACGACGCCATCCATGACGGGGTGGACGTTCTGTCATTGTCCCTGGAAATGAGCGAGAACTCATACGGTACACTACATGCGGTCCTGAAGGGGATCGTCATGGTGCACACCGCTGGCAACGCTGGGCCGCATATGCAGACCATCAGGGACACCTCGCCGTGGGCCATCACCGTCGCGGCAACCAACATCGATCGCTCGTTCGATACAGTGATCACGTTGGGAAACAAGCAACAAATAGTG GGACAATCTCTCTATTACCAAGGGAAGAAGGACTCATCATCCAGGAgcagtttcggaaattttgcatgtTTACGATC TTGTACCGCAGAGGTTTTTGACGGCGCCCAAGACCTGAAAGGGTTGATCCTCCTCTGCAACGATCAAACGGGAGCTTTATTCCCGGGGGCGCAATACCTCATGGATGGAGGAGGAACCGGACTCATCATCGTGTCATCCACGACGGACGACATGAGACCCGTGACAGATTGCGAAGGCATCGCCTGTGTAGTTGTCAACATCGAAGACGCGGAGAGGATGTGCCAATACTATGAGGACACAAG CTCTGCCCAGGCAAAGATTGAACCGGCGGGCACCGTTACGGGCAAGGAGATACTGGCCCCAAAAGTGGCGATCTTCTCCTCCAGAGGCCCATCTGTTACTTACCCCGCCATTCTCAAG CCTGACATAGCTGCACCTGGAGCCAACATCCTGGCAGCAAAACAAGATGGGTACGTATTTAAGTCAGGGACGTCCATGGCAGCCCCTCATGTAGCGGGCATCGCAGCGCTACTCAAAGTTTTGCACCCATACTGGTCTCCTGCGGCAATAAAATCTGCCATGGTTACCACTG CCCATGTAACCGATGAACGTGGCATGCCGATAATGGCGGAAGGATATTCGCGGAAGATCGCCGACCCATTCGACTACGGAGGCGGGACCATCAATCCTTGCGGGGCGGCTCATCCCAGCCTCATATATGACATCGATCCAAGTGATTACAGCAAATTCTTCAAATGCACCATCAGCAACAAGAGGACACCCGTGGATTGCAACACCACCACCATGCAACCAGCGTATTACTTGAACCTGCCATCCATATCGGTTCCCGATCTCAGGCATCCCATCACCGTTTCCAGGACTGTGACCAATGTCGGCGAGGTCAATTCTGTGTACCATGCCGCAGTCCAGAGCCCAACAGGAGTCAAGATGGAGGTCGTCCCGCCCGTTCTTGTGTTCGACGCTACCAACAAAGTTCAGACGTATCAGGTGAAGCTATCACCTATGTGGAAGTTGCACGGGTACTACACATTTGGTAGCCTTACCTGGCATAACGACCAAAAGACAGTGAGGATTCCAATTGTGACATGA